TCCGGCTGCGTGATATTCCGCTGCTGTCGCGCGTCGGTGCCGATCGCGCCGACCAACTGCGTACCGACATCGACGCCGCCGCGGCCGGGTGGGCTCACGCGGCCCTGCTGCGCGTCGATTCCCGCAACCAGGTGCTGGCCGCCGACGGCAAAGTGGTGCTCGGCGCGGCGGCCGCGCTGGGCGACAAGCCGCCCCCGGAAGCGGTGTTCCTGGGGCGTATCGAAGGCGACCGCCATGTCTGGGCGATCCGCGGCCCGCTGCATCCACCTGACGATTCCGACGTCGAGGTGCTGGATCTGCGCAGGCTCGGACGGATCATCGACGACACCAGCAGCCAACTCGTGTCCTCGGCGCTGGCACTGCTCAATTGGCACGACAGCGCCCGATTCAGCCCCGTCGACGGCACGCCCACCAAAGCGGCCCGCGCCGGCTGGGCGCGCGTCAACCCGCTCACCGGCCACGAAGAGTTTCCCCGCATCGACCCGGCGGTGATCTGCCTGGTCCACGACGGCGGCGACCGCGCGGTACTGGCCCGCCAGACGGTCTGGCCGCAGCGGATGTTCTCACTGCTGGCCGGATTCGTCGAAGCCGGTGAGTCGTTCGAAGTCTGCGTCGCCCGCGAGATCCGTGAGGAGATCGGCCTGACCGTCACGGACGTGCGCTACCTCGGCAGCCAGCCCTGGCCCTTCCCGCGCTCGCTGATGGTCGGATTCCATGCCGTGGGCGACCCGGACGAACCGTTTTCGTTCAACGACGGCGAGATCGCCGAGGCGGCCTGGTTCACCCGCGACGAGATCCGCGCGGCTCTGGAGGCCGGTGACTGGTCCAGCGGGTCGGAGTCGAAACTGCTACTGCCGGGCTCGATTTCGATCGCCCGGGTGATCATCGAGTCCTGGGCTGAAACGGACTGACGAGCGCCTATTTGATCCGGTCGCAGATGTTGTCCAGGATCGTGCTGGCGATCCGTTCCGCGGGCTCGATACCCAGCACGCCGACCGACATCAACACCGACTTGCGGGCCCGGTACTGGTGACTCCACCCGTTGTCGGTGATCCGCAGACTCATCGGGTCCGGCTTGTCCAGCTTGAAGGCGTACTTCGGGTCGTTCAGCGCGACGCACGCGTTCAGTGAGGCTTCCAACTGGTCGAGAGCCGAGCGGGCCGCCTGCGCATCCGGGTAGATCGCGACGGCCTGGCTGACCGAGTCCTTCATGGTGCGGCCGCCCGGGTCGAGGTCATCGGTCACCCCGCTGTAGCCGGCGCTGCGGAATTCGGTCCAGCCGCTGGCGAAGGTGAGATCGCTGGTGCCGGCGGCCCGGCAGGGTCCGGGTGCGTTGACGTCACCGGCCGGTGGATGGTTCAGGTTCGCATGCGCGTGCGTCGTGAGTTCTTCGTAGTTGGCGATGCGACGCACGTCTTCGACGCTGACGATCAGCGCGTCGACTCCGGTGGCTGCCGACGTGCTGGGAGCTGCCGGGGTGCTGCGGTGCGAGCACGCGGTCACCGCGGCGAGCGCACAGAGCACGACAAAAACCGCCCGCCGGACCAGCGCCCCTGCCATGGTCCTTATCGTAAGCGCGACCGGACACGGGAGTCCGCACCAATCGGACGCCCGTGTCGGCGCCCCGCGTCATCCCGGGTCAGCCCGCGAGCTTCGCCTTGACCTCGCCGGCGCTCGGATTGGTCATGGTCGACCCGTCGGCGAACTTCACGGTCGGCACCGTGCGGTTGCCGCCGTTGACGGAGCTGACGAATTCCGCGGCCGCGGAATCCTGTTCGATGTCGACCTCGTCATAGGCGATGCCCTGAGCCTTCAGCGCCGTCTTGAGCCGGAAGCAGTAGCCACACCAGCTGGTGGTGTACATGGTCAGCGCAGCATTGGTCATGACTCGATAACGTAGCCCGCCGATGAACCATTCCAGTCTCGGCCCGCCGACAACCGCGACACGCCCGGTTTGTCGGCAGGCACTGCCAAGATGGACGGCATGCCGGTGATGGCCGATCCCTTGATTGCAGGGCTGGACGACGAGCAGCGCGAAGCGGTGCTGGCCCCGCGCGGCCCGGTCTGTGTGCTGGCGGGTGCCGGCACCGGCAAGACGCGCACCATCACGCATCGCATCGCCCAGCTCGTGGCGAGTGGTCACGTCTCCGCCGGTCAGGTGCTGGCGGTCACCTTCACCCAGCGCGCGGCGGGTGAGATGCGGTCGCGGCTCCGCGCGCTGGACGCGGCGGCGCAGAACGGCTCGCGTGTCGACGCCGTGCAGGCGCTCACCTTCCATGCCGCCGCGCACCGTCAGCTGCGTTACTTCTGGCCCCGCGTGGTCGGCAACACCCGCTGGGAACTGCTCGATACCAAGTTCGCCGTCGTCGCCCGCGCGGCCAGCCGGTGCCGGTTCAACGTCAGCACCGACGACGTGCGCGACCTGGCCGGCGAGATCGAGTGGGCCAAGGCGTCGCTGATCACGCCCGAGCAGTACGCGGCAGCGGTGGCGGGTGCCGGCCGGGACACCCCGCTGGACGCCGAGAAGGTGGTGGCCGTCTACACCGCTTATGAGGCGCTCAAGGTCCGCGACGAGGACGTCACCCTGCTGGACTTCGACGACCTGCTGCTGCACACCGCCGCGGCGATCGAGAACGACGCCGCGGTGGCCGGCGAATTCCGGGACCGGTACCGCTGCTTCGTCGTCGACGAGTACCAGGACGTCACCCCGCTGCAGCAGCGGGTCCTGTCGGCCTGGCTCGGTGACCGTGACGATCTGACCGTCGTCGGCGACGCCAACCAGACCATCTACTCGTTCACCGGCGCCTCCCCGCGCTTCCTGCTGGACTTCTCGCGGCGCTTCCCGGACGCGACGGTGGTGCGGCTGGAACGCGACTACCGGTCCACCCCGCAGGTCGTCTCGCTGGCCAACCAGGTGATCGCCGCCGCCCGGGGCCGCGTCGCGGGCAGCAAGCTGCAGCTGATCGGCCAGCGCGAGCCCGGCCCGGCGCCGTCGTTCCGGGAGCATCCCGACGAGCACACCGAGGCCGCCGCGGTCGCGGCCTCCATCGCCCAGCTGATCGAAAACGGTACTGCGCCTTCGGAAATCGCGATCCTGTATCGGGTCAATGCGCAGTCCGAGGTCTACGAAGAGGCGCTGACCGAGGCCGGCATCGCCTACCAGGTCCGGGGCGGAGAGGGTTTCTTCAACCGCCAGGAGATCAAGCAGGCGCTGCTCGCGCTGCAGCGTGCGGCCGACCGCGGCGCCGACGGCGCGGTGGCAGACGTGGTTCGCGGTGTGCTGGAGCCACTCGGGCTGACGACCGAGCCACCCGCCGGCACCAAGGCCCGCGACCGTTGGGAAGCGCTGACCGCACTGGCCGAACTGGTCGACGACGAGCTGGCCCAGCGCCCCGGGCTGGAGCTGCCGGGCCTGGTGTCCGAGCTGCGGTTGCGGGCCGATTCCCGGCACCCACCGGTGGTGCAGGGCGTCACCCTGGCGTCGCTGCACGCCGCCAAGGGTCTCGAGTGGGACGCCGTGTTTCTCGTCGGCCTGGCCGACGGCACGCTACCCATTTCCCACGCATTGGCGCACGGCCCCGACAGCGAGCCGGTCGAGGAAGAACGCCGGCTGCTCTATGTCGGAATCACCAGGGCGAGAATGCATTTGGCGCTCAGTTGGGCATTGGCGCGGTCCCAGGGCGGCCGGCAGAGCCGCAAGCCGTCGCGGTTTCTCAACGGCATCGCCCCCCAGACCCGCGTAGAGGCCGCGCCCGGCAAGTCGCGGCGCAACAAGGGTCCGGCGCGCTGCCGGGTCTGCAACAAGGATCTTTCGACGCCGGCGGCCATCATGCTCCGGCGCTGCGAAAGCTGCGCGGGCGATGTCGACGAGGATCTGCTGCTGCAGCTCAAAGACTGGCGCCTGGCGGCGGCTAAAGAACAGAACGTGCCGGCGTACATCGTGTTCAGCGACAACACCCTGATCGCGATCGCCGAGTTGCGGCCCACCGACGACGCGTCGCTGATCGCGATTCCAGGCATCGGGGCCCGCAAGCTCGAGCAGTACGGGCCAGAGGTGCTCGAACTGATCCGCCAAGCCCGCTGAAACGGCATTTCCGCAGGTCAGAAAATCGGTTGCCGTCTCCGCTGGTAGCATCTACTCTCGTAACCGCACTTTGCTGGCTGTCAGTAGCGAACACGGAAGGAGGGTGGCTCCCGATGATCAACGTCAACGTGTACGGCGTACACGCCGCCGCCCGCCATGCCGCCGCTACCCCGGCGGCCGCGGGCAAGCACCGCGTCGCCGCCGCGACTGAAGCGTCCGTGAGGCTCTACGTGAAGACGTAACCAGCCGAGTTTCGCCTAATGGCCACGGACCCGAAGTCACCAGGATCCGTGGCCATCATTGTCTCAGCAGACAACTACCTGGTCCGGATCACAGAGACAGCCAACCGACCAGGAAGCAGGTGAAAGGACATGTCGGCACTGACAGTCCCTAGACGGACGCAGCCGACCCTGCCGTGTCATGCCGGTGATCCCGACCTTTGGTTTGCCGAGACTCCGGCCGACCTCGAACGCGCGAAGACGCTGTGCGTGCACTGCCCGGTGCGGCGCCAGTGCCTGGCCGCGGCTCTGGAACGAGCCGAGCCGTGGGGTGTGTGGGGCGGCGAGATCTTCGAGCGCGGCTCGGTTGTCGGACGTAAGCGTCCGCGTGGGCGGCCCCGCAAAGAGGCTGCCTGACAGGCGATTACGACGACGGCTTAAACGACGGCTTAAACGACGACGGCGTCCGGCTCGGCGAAGCCGGGGATCAATTCCTCGGAGAGGGCCTTGATCGGGACGTGCGCGTCCAGCTGGCACAGGATGGCGGCCACCGATGCGATCACCCGCATCGGGATCGCCAACTTGGGGGGTAGGTCCATCTGGCGCGCCGTCTTGATCTGGGCCACCGAGCGGTCGAACTGGCTGACCGTCATCCGCTGCAGCCACTTACGGGTGTAGTGGAACACGTCGACCTCGATCGGTTCGACGTACTGGCGCAGCATCTCGTCGATCTCGCGGACCGATACCTGCTGGCCCTTCTGGATGAATCCGACCTTCTCCATGGTCGGCAGCAACAGGTCGTAGTTCTTGTCCCGGGCCAACCGGATGGTCATGCCGAGCTCGATGGGGTAGCCGCCGGGCAGCGGCGCGACCGCGCCGAAGTCGATGACGCCCATCCGCCCGTCGGGCAGCAGCATGAAGTTGCCTGGGTGGGCGTCGCCATGCAGCATCTCCAACCGGCGCGGCGCGTCGAAGGTGAGCTCCAGCAGCCGATTGCCGATCAGGTCGCGTTCCTCGGGGGTGCCGTGCCGGATGATCTCGGCCATGTGCTTGCCGTCGATCCATTCCTGGATCACCACCTTCGGCGCGCTGGCCACCACGTGCGGTACCGCGAAGTGGGGGTGGCCCTCATACGCTTTGGCGAACTTGCGCTGGTTGTCGGCCTCGAGCCGGTAGTCCAGCTCCATCTCGGTGCGTTCGATCAGCTCGTCGACGACGCCCTGCACATCGGCGCCGGGGGAGAGCTGCTTGAACACCCCGACCATGCGTTGCATCGTCTTGAGGTCGGCCCGCAGTGCCTCGTCGGCGCCCGGGTACTGGATCTTGACGGCCACCTCGCGGCCATCGGACCAGACGGCCTTGTGCACCTGGCCGATGCTGGCGGAGGCGACGGGCGTGTCGTTGAACGAACTGAAGCGCTCCCGCCACTTGGTGCCCAGTTGGGCGTCGAGCACCCGGTGCACCTTGGCCGCGGGCAGCGGCGGAGCGTCCTTCTGCAACTTGGTCAGAGCTTCGCGATACGGCTCACCGAACTGCTCGGGAATGGCCGCTTCCATCACTGAAAGCGCCTGGCCCACCTTCATCGCGCCGCCCTTGAGCTCGCCCAAGACGGTGAACAGCTGGTTGGCCGCCTTCTCCATCAGCTCGGCGTTGACTTCGTCCTTCGACTTACCGGTCAGCCGCTTGCCGAAGCCCAGAGCCGCCCGGCCGGCCATGCCGACCGGCAGGCTGGCGAGCTTTGCATTGCGGGCCGCGCGGCCGCGCTTGATGTCTGACACATACCCATCATCCACGACGCCCACCGCATCGTCTGCATCGAATTGAGTCAGCGTTCTTTTCCGATCTGTACTCTCGTCGGGTCGCGCATCCGTGTGACGCTTCGATTTCCACGTCCGGAGGGTGGACCGCAACAGCCATGGCAGCCAAACAAACGCAGCACGACGCCGCCGACGCCTTGTTCCGAGCGATCATCGAGACGTTGGACAAGCACCGGAACGAGCGCACCCTGACCGAGGACGTGCTGGACACCCTCGGCCGGGCGTATGCGTCGATCTCGACCTGCATTCCGGAGCAGGGCCGGCTCGGCTAACACGGACACAGCGGATGGCGGGTCCACGGCCGGGCCAGGATCGTGCTGGCCTGTAGGTCCAATTCCAGGGTGGCGTTGAGCGCCGCCGGCGGATCGCGATGCTGCCCGCGAACCGCCGCAACGACCTGATTGACCTGGCTCAGCGCCAGAGCCGCGGTCGCCAGCAGGGTGGCCCGGTCGGCGACCCCGATGGTGTCGCGCAGCTGGGCCGCGATCGCCGGCCAGGCCGCGTCGCGGTCACGCCGGTGCAGGTCGGCGCACCCCAGGCAGCTGGTCGTCCCGGGCAGGACCAGCGGCCCCACCAGGCCGGTGCCGTCGCGGACCCGGACCGGAAGGTGCGGGACTCCTGCCCTTTGCAGGTCGCGCACCATGCGCGGATCGGCCACCAGGTAGTCCGTCAACACCACCAGATCAGCGGTTGCCGTCGTCACCATCGCATGGGGCTGGCTGCTGTGCCCGGTCCGGACGCCCGAGGAGCGCAGGGCCGTTACCAGCAGGTCCGACAGCGGCCCCCGCCCGTGCACCCGGATCGATGCGGTCCGCCCGGATGAGTTGCCGTCCCCGCGGGTGGCCACGCCGGCCTCGACCAGCCCGGCGACCAGATCCGTCAGGTCAGCACCCGCCTGGCGCTGCAACTCGGTGAGCGACACCGGCGAGCGCATGGACCGCAGCAGCGCAGCCAGATTCGGCGCGGTCAGGTCACCGGGGGGACGGACCAGGACGGCGCGCCGGGGATGCCAGCCCACCTGCACCACACCGTCGGGCCGCAACAGCACCGGCATCGCGGGGTCCAGGGCGTACAAGCTTGCGGAGGCCGGGGCCATGAGGTGTCACGGTGCCAGGCCGGGCGCGCGGCTGTGGTCAGTTATCCACAGGGCCGTGACCAGGACCGGGGTCGTCCCGGATGTCATCCTCGAGTCCGGCTTGGAGACCTGAGATGGCCTCGTCGATGCCGCTGGTGTCGCCGCCGATCACCCGATCGATGAATCCGGCGGGGTCGTCGAGGTCGTCGGCGCCGGGCAGCAGGTCGGGGTGTTGCCAGACGGCGTCACGTGCGTCCATCCCGGCAGCCTCGGTCAGTCGCTGCCACAACGCACCGGCCTCGCGCAGTTTGCGCGGTCGCAACTCCAGCCCGACCAGGGTCGCGAACGTCTGCTCGGCGGGCCCGCCGCTGGCCCGGCGCCGGCGCAGCGTCTCGCTGAGCGCCGCCTCGCCGGGCAGCCGCTCACCCAGCGCGGCGGTCACCACGGTCTGCACCCAGCCCTCGATCAGGGCGAGCAGCGTCTCGAGCCGCTCGAGTGCCTGGGTCTGCGCGGGCGTTGCCTTGGGTTCGAAGACGCCCTGGCTGAGCAAGTTCTCCATGGCGGCCGGATCGGCCAGCGATGCCGGGTTGAAATCGCGGGCCAGCTCCTCGATGCCGGTCATGTCGATCTTCATGCCCGCGGCGTAGGCCTCAACGGCGCCCAGCAACTGGCTGGAAAGCCACGGCACGTGGCTGAACAGGCGGTGGTGTGCGGCCTCCCGGGCCGCCAGGAACGTCATGATCTCGCTGCGCGGCTGCTCGAGGCCCTCGGCGAAGGATTCCACCGCGTCCGGCAGGATGGCGGCGATCCCCTTGGGGCCGAGCGGCAGGCCGATATCGGTGGATGTCAGCACCTCTTTAGACAGCCGGCCCAGTGCCTGGCCGAGCTGGGAACCGAAGGCGATGCCACCCATCTGCGACATCATCTGCAGCAACGGGCCCGCCATGCCCTTGGCCTCCTCCGGCAGCGATTGCGCCCACACCGACGAAATCTGCTCGGCCATCGGGTCGCACAGCCGCTTCCAGGTGCCCAGCGTGTTGTCGACCCAGTCCGACGGGCTCCAGGCGACCGCTCTGCTGGTGCCTTCAGGCAGCGCCGTCGCCCCGTTGAGCCAGGTCTCGGCCAGGTGCACCGCGTCGGCGATCGCCGAGGTGGTGGTGGCCGGGATCGGTGCGATGAATCCGATCGAACTCGTTGCCACCTGCCGGGCCAGGTCGTAGTTCACCGGGCCGGCGTCCTTGCCCGAACTCATGGCGCTGCCGACACCGCCGAACATCTCGCCCAGCCGGGTGAACAGCTGGCCCAGATTGGCCATGTCGAAGTCGCCCCCGAACCCGAACGGGTTGTTGCCCGCACCAGAGTTGGGATCGTTCTTCTCGCGCTTCTCGCGGTCGGGGTCGTCTCCACTGGAGAAGCCGAAAGGCAGGTCAGCCATGAGGTCAACCGTACTCACCGCACCAACGGAAAGCGCGGGGCACGGTCACGCTCTCAGCTGAACGCGTCCGCGGCGGTGCCGGTTAGGGTAAGCGGCGTGAACAGGCGGATTTTGACCTTGGTGGTCGCGCTCGTCCCCATCGTGGTCTTCGGGGTGCTGCTTGCGGTGGTGACCGTGCCGTTTGTGTCCTTGGGCCCGGGGCCGACGTTCGACACCCTCGGGGAGGTCGACGGCAAGCAGGTCGTGCAGATCGAGGGCACCCAGACGCACCCGACGACTGGTCACCTCAATATGACGACGGTCTCCCAGCGTGACGACCTGACCCTGGGCGAGGCGATGAGCCTGTGGATCTCGGGTCAGGAGCAGCTGGTGCCGCGCGACCTGATCTACCCGCCCGGCAAATCGCGCGACGAGGTGGACCAGGCCAACAACGCCGATTTCAAGACCTCCGAAGACAGCGCACAATACGCCGCCCTGGGTTATCTGAAGTACCCGGAAGCGGTCACCATCGCCTCGGTCACCGACCCCGGCCCGTCGGCCGGCAAGCTCAAGGCCGGCGACGCCATCGACGCGGTGGACCGCACGCCGGTGGCCAACGTCGAGCAGTTCACCTCGCTGCTGAAGAAGACCAAGCCCGGCCAGGTGGTGTCCATCGACTACCGCCGCAAGAACGAGCCGGCGGGCGTCACGGAGATCACCCTGGGCACCAATGAGGACCGCGACTACGGGTTCCTGGGTGTTGCGGTGCTCGATGCACCCTGGGCGCCCTTCACCGTCGATTTCAACCTCGCCAATATCGGCGGACCCTCGGCCGGGCTGATGTTCAGCCTCGCCGTCGTGGACAAGCTCACCACCGGTGACCTGGCCGGTTCCACCTTCGTCGCCGGCACCGGCACGATCACCGTCGACGGCAAGGTCGGTCCAATCGGGGGCATCACCCACAAGATGGCCGCGGCGCGCGCGGCCGGCGCCTCGGTATTCCTGGTACCCGCCAAGAACTGTTATGAGGCGATGTCCGACATCCCGTCGGGACTCAAGCTGGTGAAGGTCGAAACGCTCGGTTCCGCAGTGGACGCACTGCATGCCATGACGTCGGGAGCGGCCACCCCCAGCTGCTAGCCGAGCTGCCAGTCCGGCCGTTTGCGTACAGTTGTGGCCATCGGGTAAACGAAGCAGGGAGCGTAGCCAGTGGGAATGCGGCCCGCCGCAAGGATGCCGAAGTTGACTCGGCGTAGCCGGATTCTGATCCTGATCGCACTGGGTGTGATCGTGTTGTTGTTGGCCGGACCCCGGCTGATCGACGCCTACGTCGACTGGCTGTGGTTCGGTGAGCTGGGCTATCGCTCGGTGTTCACCACCGTGCTGGTCACCCGCATCGTGGTGTTTCTGGTGGCGGGTCTGCTGGTCGGCGGCATCGTCTTCGGCGGGCTCGCGGTGGCCTACCGCACCCGCCCGGTGTTCGTCCCGAGCAACGACAACGACCCGGTGGCGCGCTATCGCGCCATCGTGCTGAGCCGCCTGCGATTGATGGGCATCGGAATCCCGGCGGCCATCGGTCTGTTGGCCGGCATGGTGGCGCAGAGCTACTGGGTGCGCATTCAGTTGTTCCTGCACGGCGGCGACTTCGGCATCGCCGATCCGCAGTTCGGCAAGGACCTCGGCTTCTACGCATTCGAGTTGCCGTTTTACCGGCTGGTGCTCAGCTACCTCTTCGTCGCGGTGTTCCTGGCCCTGGTGGCCAACCTGGTGTCGCACTACCTGTTCGGCGGGATCAGGCTGTCGGGGCGGGCCGGGGCGTTGAGCCGCTCGGCGCGCATTCAGTTGATCAGCCTGGTCGGTGTTCTGGTGGTGCTCAAGGCAGTTGCGTACTGGCTGGACCGCTACGAGTTGTTGTCACACACCCGCGGCGGAAAGCCGTTCACTGGGGCCGGTTACACCGACATCAACGCGGTGCTGCCGGCCAAACTGATCCTGATGGCGATCGCGCTGATCTGCGCGGCCGCGGTGTTCTCCGCGATCACGTTGCGGGACTTGCGGATTCCGGCGATCGGGCTGGTGCTGCTGCTGCTGTCATCGTTGATCGTGGGTGCGGGCTGGCCGCTGATCGTCGAGCAGATCAGCGTCAAACCCAATGCGGCGCAGAAGGAAAGCGAATACATCAGCCGAAGTATCGCGGCCACCCGACAGGCCTACGGATTGACGCCGGACGTGGTGACCTACCGCAACTACACCGGCGACGGACAGGCCACCGCGCAGCAGGTCGCCGCCGACCGCGCGACCACCTCGAACATCCGACTGCTCGACCCGACTATCGTCAGCCCGGCGTTCACCCAGTTCCAGCAGGGCAAGAACTTCTACTACTTCCCCGACCAGCTGTCCATCGACCGCTATCAGGACCGCGGCGGCAACCTGCGCGACTACGTGGTCGCCGCCCGCGAACTCAACCCCGACCGGTTGATCGACAACCAGCGCGACTGGATCAACCGGCACACCGTCTACACGCACGGCAACGGATTCATCGCGTCGCCGGCAAACACGGTGCGCGGCATCGCGAACGACCCGAACCAGAACGGCGGTTATCCGGAATTTCTGGCCAGCGTCGTCGGAGCGAACGGCAGCATCGTGTCCGACGGCCCGGCGCCGCTGGACCAGCCGCGCGTCTACTTCGGGCCGGTGATCGCCAACGCGGCGGCCGACTACGCGATCGTCGGGAAGACCGGCGCCGACCGCGAGTATGACTACGAGACCAGTACCGAGACCAAGAACTACACCTACACCGGGGCCGGTGGGGTGTCGATCGGCAGCTGGATCTCGCGCAGCGTGTTCGCCGCGAAGTTCGCCGAGCGAAACTTCTTGTTCTCCAACGTGATCGGCTCCAACAGCCGGATCCTGTTCAACCGCGACCCGGCCCAGCGGGTGGAGGCGGTGGCGCCCTGGCTGACCACCGACAGCGCGGTGTACCCGGCGATCGTGAACAAGCGGATGGTGTGGATCATCGACGGCTACACCACGCTGGACAACTATCCGTACTCCGAGCTCACGTCGCTGTCCTCGGCGACGGCGGACTCGACCGAGGTGGCGTTCAACCGGCTGGCCCCGGATAAGAAGGTCTCGTACATCCGTAATTCGGTGAAGGCCACCGTGGACGCCTACGACGGCACCGTGACGCTGTATCAGCAGGACGAGAACGACCCGGTGCTCAAGGCCTGGATGCAGGTTTTCCCCGGAACGGTGAAGCCCAAGAGCGACATCACTCCCGAACTCGCCGAGCATCTGCGTTACCCCGAAGATCTGTTCAAGGTGCAGCGCATGCTGCTGGCCAAGTACCACGTCAACGACCCGGTGACGTTCTTCTCCACCTCAGACTTCTGGGACGTGCCGCTGGACCCGAACCCGACGGCCAGCAGCTACCAACCGCCGTACTACATCGTCGCGAAAAACATTGCCAAGAACGACAATTCGGCTTCCTATCAGTTGATCAGCGCGATGAACAGGTTCAAACGCGACTATCTGGCTGCCTATATCAGCGCCAGTTCCGATCCCGCGACGTACGGCAAGCTCACGGTGCTGACCATCCCGGGTCAGGTCAACGGTCCCAAGCTGGCCAACAACGCGATCACCACCGACCCGGCGGTGTCCCAGGACCTCGGTGTGATCGGGCGCGACAACCAGAACCGCATCCGCTGGGGCAATCTCCTGACGCTTCCGGTGGGTCAGGGCGGCTTGCTCTATGTCGAGCCCGTATACGCCTCCCCGGGTGCCAGCGACGCCGCTTCCTCCTACCCGCGCCTGATCCGGGTGGCGATGATGTACAACGACAAGATCGGGTACGGCCCGACCGTGCGTGACGCACTCACCGGGTTGTTCGGGCCGGGCGCAGGTGATGCCGCGACCGGAATCCAGCCGACCGACGCCGGGTTGCCGGCCACCCCACCGGCCAATCCTCCGCCGCCGGCCAACGGGCCCGGAACGCCGCCGCCGACGGCGGCGATACCGCCGCCGCCTGACGCGTCGACCGCGCTGTCGCCCGCCAAAGCCGCTGTGCTGCAAGAGATCCAAGCGGCAATCGGTGCGGCCAGAGATGCGCAGAAGAAGGGCGACTTCGCCGGCTACGGGTCGGCGTTGCAGCGCCTGGACGAGGCGATCACGAAGTTCAACAACACGAAGTAGCGACGCGGCTTCGCGGCGGTCAGCCGCGCGCCGCGGCCGCTCGCACACTCTTGGCCGCGAGCGCCCGCGTTTTGCCATTGACACGCCGGGTCCGGCGGCATTTTGGGGACTTTCGCGGCGTCGGTCAGCCGCGCGACGCGGTGCGGAACCTCTCGCGGTAGGCCTTGGGCGTGACGCCGAGGTGGTCGACGAAAACCCGGCGCAGACTCTCGGCGCTGCCGAACCCGGCCAACCGCGCCGTCTCCGCGACGCTGCGCCCCGCGTCGAGCGCGGCCCGGGCGGCGTCAATGCGCACCATCTCGACGTAGCGGGCCGGCGTCGTCCCGAGTTCGGACTGAAACAGCCGGGTCAGCTGCCGGGTGCTCAACGAGGCTCGCGCGGCGAGGGTGTTCACGCTGTGGTTGTCCGCCGGGTTGGCCGAGATCGCAGCGGTGACCTTGCGCAGCGGAGACTGCGGCGGCGGTTCGGCCTCGACCAGCACCGAGAACTGCGACTGGCCGCCCGCACGCTTGAGGTAGACGACCAGCCAGCGGGCCACGGCGCGGACCAGCTCTGTGCCGTAATCCATTTCGACCAGCGCCAACGCCAAATCGATCCCCGACGATATGCCGGCCGAGGTGAAGACGTCGCCGTCACGGACGAAGATGGCGTCCGGTTCGACGGTGATGTCGGGATACGCCCGGGCAAACAGCCGGACGTCATGCCAATGCGTGGTGGCGCGCCGGCCCTGCAGCAGCCCGGCCTGCGC
This genomic stretch from Mycobacterium paragordonae harbors:
- a CDS encoding WhiB family transcriptional regulator, yielding MSALTVPRRTQPTLPCHAGDPDLWFAETPADLERAKTLCVHCPVRRQCLAAALERAEPWGVWGGEIFERGSVVGRKRPRGRPRKEAA
- a CDS encoding TOMM precursor leader peptide-binding protein, with the translated sequence MAPASASLYALDPAMPVLLRPDGVVQVGWHPRRAVLVRPPGDLTAPNLAALLRSMRSPVSLTELQRQAGADLTDLVAGLVEAGVATRGDGNSSGRTASIRVHGRGPLSDLLVTALRSSGVRTGHSSQPHAMVTTATADLVVLTDYLVADPRMVRDLQRAGVPHLPVRVRDGTGLVGPLVLPGTTSCLGCADLHRRDRDAAWPAIAAQLRDTIGVADRATLLATAALALSQVNQVVAAVRGQHRDPPAALNATLELDLQASTILARPWTRHPLCPC
- a CDS encoding sensor domain-containing protein, which produces MAGALVRRAVFVVLCALAAVTACSHRSTPAAPSTSAATGVDALIVSVEDVRRIANYEELTTHAHANLNHPPAGDVNAPGPCRAAGTSDLTFASGWTEFRSAGYSGVTDDLDPGGRTMKDSVSQAVAIYPDAQAARSALDQLEASLNACVALNDPKYAFKLDKPDPMSLRITDNGWSHQYRARKSVLMSVGVLGIEPAERIASTILDNICDRIK
- the mrx1 gene encoding mycoredoxin Mrx1; this encodes MTNAALTMYTTSWCGYCFRLKTALKAQGIAYDEVDIEQDSAAAEFVSSVNGGNRTVPTVKFADGSTMTNPSAGEVKAKLAG
- a CDS encoding ABC1 kinase family protein, which encodes MDDGYVSDIKRGRAARNAKLASLPVGMAGRAALGFGKRLTGKSKDEVNAELMEKAANQLFTVLGELKGGAMKVGQALSVMEAAIPEQFGEPYREALTKLQKDAPPLPAAKVHRVLDAQLGTKWRERFSSFNDTPVASASIGQVHKAVWSDGREVAVKIQYPGADEALRADLKTMQRMVGVFKQLSPGADVQGVVDELIERTEMELDYRLEADNQRKFAKAYEGHPHFAVPHVVASAPKVVIQEWIDGKHMAEIIRHGTPEERDLIGNRLLELTFDAPRRLEMLHGDAHPGNFMLLPDGRMGVIDFGAVAPLPGGYPIELGMTIRLARDKNYDLLLPTMEKVGFIQKGQQVSVREIDEMLRQYVEPIEVDVFHYTRKWLQRMTVSQFDRSVAQIKTARQMDLPPKLAIPMRVIASVAAILCQLDAHVPIKALSEELIPGFAEPDAVVV
- the nudC gene encoding NAD(+) diphosphatase yields the protein MGPHVDFRLRDIPLLSRVGADRADQLRTDIDAAAAGWAHAALLRVDSRNQVLAADGKVVLGAAAALGDKPPPEAVFLGRIEGDRHVWAIRGPLHPPDDSDVEVLDLRRLGRIIDDTSSQLVSSALALLNWHDSARFSPVDGTPTKAARAGWARVNPLTGHEEFPRIDPAVICLVHDGGDRAVLARQTVWPQRMFSLLAGFVEAGESFEVCVAREIREEIGLTVTDVRYLGSQPWPFPRSLMVGFHAVGDPDEPFSFNDGEIAEAAWFTRDEIRAALEAGDWSSGSESKLLLPGSISIARVIIESWAETD
- a CDS encoding ATP-dependent DNA helicase UvrD2; its protein translation is MPVMADPLIAGLDDEQREAVLAPRGPVCVLAGAGTGKTRTITHRIAQLVASGHVSAGQVLAVTFTQRAAGEMRSRLRALDAAAQNGSRVDAVQALTFHAAAHRQLRYFWPRVVGNTRWELLDTKFAVVARAASRCRFNVSTDDVRDLAGEIEWAKASLITPEQYAAAVAGAGRDTPLDAEKVVAVYTAYEALKVRDEDVTLLDFDDLLLHTAAAIENDAAVAGEFRDRYRCFVVDEYQDVTPLQQRVLSAWLGDRDDLTVVGDANQTIYSFTGASPRFLLDFSRRFPDATVVRLERDYRSTPQVVSLANQVIAAARGRVAGSKLQLIGQREPGPAPSFREHPDEHTEAAAVAASIAQLIENGTAPSEIAILYRVNAQSEVYEEALTEAGIAYQVRGGEGFFNRQEIKQALLALQRAADRGADGAVADVVRGVLEPLGLTTEPPAGTKARDRWEALTALAELVDDELAQRPGLELPGLVSELRLRADSRHPPVVQGVTLASLHAAKGLEWDAVFLVGLADGTLPISHALAHGPDSEPVEEERRLLYVGITRARMHLALSWALARSQGGRQSRKPSRFLNGIAPQTRVEAAPGKSRRNKGPARCRVCNKDLSTPAAIMLRRCESCAGDVDEDLLLQLKDWRLAAAKEQNVPAYIVFSDNTLIAIAELRPTDDASLIAIPGIGARKLEQYGPEVLELIRQAR